A single window of uncultured Methanospirillum sp. DNA harbors:
- a CDS encoding ABC transporter substrate-binding protein: MIISRTDNSLRVITCVLLLIGLCICQISLAESTSSDTSTITLYGLFPTNGSLTAGGESSKTAFNLAISDINTFLKDGGSKIQVKGVTTEIGSDPESALDAIQKLHESGVTMVICYLSSAQIEAIKEYADSNGVLIVSVGSSATELSIPDDNILRFNTDDSVQGLSVVNLFKQDNITTVIPLARNDIWGKGLIKTVKSNLSDSITVDEGIWYDPTTTSFTDSLSQLDKKVGDELKTSDATKIAVYVISFTELEQIFKDAKTNGYSNLEKVRWYGCDGNALTPALTGSGDVPEYAYERNFTGLTVGPNLNYKQNPVYQSLKKTLGKEPDGSSYGCYDATNIAYRTLLMNGNTDAKILRDEVIAISNSYVGVAGLAMKNEAGDAREGHYILWGIVKDNGEYSQKAQAEVASWFNYGVRQTVSFYPVKE; the protein is encoded by the coding sequence ATGATCATTTCTCGTACAGATAACTCACTACGAGTTATAACCTGTGTTCTTCTTCTCATTGGGCTGTGTATATGTCAGATCTCTCTTGCGGAAAGTACGTCTTCCGATACCTCGACTATAACCCTGTATGGTCTCTTTCCAACGAATGGATCATTAACAGCAGGAGGAGAATCATCCAAAACTGCATTTAACCTTGCGATCTCTGATATCAACACATTTCTGAAAGATGGTGGTTCAAAGATCCAGGTGAAGGGAGTTACAACAGAGATCGGATCAGATCCGGAATCTGCACTTGATGCAATTCAAAAGCTCCATGAATCAGGAGTCACGATGGTTATCTGCTATCTTTCAAGTGCACAGATTGAAGCGATAAAGGAGTATGCAGACTCAAACGGCGTTCTCATAGTATCTGTAGGATCTTCAGCAACTGAATTATCTATACCTGATGATAATATCCTTCGGTTTAACACAGATGATTCTGTTCAGGGTCTTTCTGTCGTTAATCTCTTTAAGCAGGATAATATCACAACAGTAATTCCACTTGCCAGAAATGATATCTGGGGAAAGGGTCTTATTAAGACAGTTAAGAGCAATCTATCAGATTCCATCACCGTTGATGAAGGCATCTGGTATGACCCGACTACGACCTCTTTCACAGATTCTCTATCACAACTCGATAAAAAAGTCGGTGATGAATTAAAGACAAGCGATGCGACAAAAATCGCTGTGTATGTCATCTCGTTCACTGAACTTGAGCAGATCTTCAAGGATGCAAAAACGAATGGATACTCAAATCTTGAGAAGGTGAGATGGTATGGCTGTGATGGTAATGCACTCACACCGGCATTAACCGGTTCCGGGGACGTTCCCGAATATGCATATGAGCGTAACTTTACCGGCCTTACTGTAGGTCCAAACTTAAATTACAAACAAAATCCGGTATATCAGTCGCTGAAAAAGACCCTTGGAAAAGAACCTGACGGGTCCTCATACGGGTGTTATGATGCAACAAACATTGCATACCGAACCCTTCTCATGAATGGAAACACTGATGCGAAAATCCTTCGTGATGAAGTAATTGCTATTTCTAATTCATATGTTGGTGTTGCAGGATTAGCAATGAAAAATGAAGCCGGAGATGCAAGAGAAGGACATTATATCCTCTGGGGAATTGTAAAGGATAATGGAGAATACAGCCAGAAAGCTCAGGCCGAAGTCGCATCATGGTTTAACTATGGTGTTCGCCAGACTGTCTCCTTTTATCCGGTAAAGGAATAA
- a CDS encoding PKD domain-containing protein codes for MYEIPGTYTVTLRALNNQTGGYAVWNNYITVTDGPVVEPTPTPVPGKITTQFSAYPTTGNAPLIVDFKDLSIGNPVSWNWDFGDGSYSSVPDPTHTYTSPGSYPVTLSVTNKDFGGSLRIHDAIVAT; via the coding sequence GTGTATGAAATCCCAGGAACCTATACCGTGACCTTACGTGCTCTGAATAATCAGACCGGAGGGTATGCAGTATGGAATAACTACATCACAGTCACAGATGGGCCAGTTGTTGAGCCTACCCCAACTCCAGTACCAGGAAAGATTACCACACAGTTCTCAGCGTACCCGACAACCGGAAATGCCCCGCTGATTGTGGACTTCAAGGATCTCAGTATAGGAAATCCGGTATCATGGAACTGGGACTTTGGTGATGGATCCTATTCATCAGTGCCGGATCCAACCCATACCTATACTTCACCAGGTTCCTACCCGGTGACGTTGTCTGTCACAAATAAGGACTTTGGCGGGAGCTTACGAATTCACGATGCAATTGTTGCAACGTGA
- a CDS encoding NosD domain-containing protein, producing the protein MVLDGNAQSISGTLKNTGVAIESGRSNISLKNFNGIKQFYYGVKTTGNQVNLVNNSISDNMYGCANSYGLNFAMIHNTLINQTFAGVLLYGDGPQLRENTFGKNGYGVQSYSNNLSLETNIFTDNRYGVTNSGKYPTIRENTILRSLLYGVLLSPGDGGVCSENFFGHNENAIGSNVPNFIISNNTISYTSLYRYGIFSTAKNVTISDNIISNAGYGILLIGADGRITHNSLYSCYLSGVFLIGDNGKTIANTVRDTSADGVACLGTNSSVINNIITNATTGLGIADSYNTTVTGNQINQIKRYGIWIRNADGTGEGVIYNNYLGSQTNVGGEGNFSNYHYAWTNPSGPQRGTNVVGGPFIAGNYWSNENGTGWSDEQTPNVTGYTTTPFIVLTGMYDTAPLVPQKSVKINSTANTWGVVVPQGNNSYQSYTNQTFITQAKPGADITDVIVDSKSQGSIPNWTFSQLTEDHTIQAVGNATPGQVHAFFNGSTRYGEKPLTVSFSSKESLGTPTSWYWQFGDGTTNST; encoded by the coding sequence GTGGTTCTTGATGGAAATGCACAATCGATATCAGGAACACTAAAAAATACGGGAGTCGCCATCGAGTCTGGAAGATCAAACATATCTCTCAAAAACTTTAACGGAATCAAGCAGTTCTATTATGGAGTTAAAACGACAGGTAATCAGGTAAACCTGGTAAATAATTCAATCTCTGATAATATGTATGGATGTGCAAATAGTTATGGCCTGAATTTTGCAATGATCCATAATACCCTCATAAACCAGACTTTTGCCGGTGTTCTTCTCTATGGAGATGGCCCGCAATTGAGAGAGAATACGTTTGGCAAAAATGGCTATGGAGTGCAGAGTTATTCAAATAACCTAAGCCTTGAAACGAACATATTTACAGATAACAGGTACGGGGTAACTAACTCAGGAAAATATCCGACAATTAGAGAGAATACCATATTACGTAGTCTTTTGTATGGAGTTCTCCTATCTCCAGGAGATGGCGGCGTATGCTCAGAAAATTTCTTCGGACATAACGAAAACGCCATAGGATCGAATGTTCCGAATTTTATCATATCCAATAATACAATATCATATACTTCTCTTTACAGGTATGGGATATTTTCGACAGCAAAGAATGTGACCATCTCCGACAATATAATCTCCAATGCCGGATATGGAATCCTTTTGATCGGAGCAGACGGACGTATAACACATAACAGTCTTTATTCATGTTACTTATCCGGTGTATTTCTCATAGGTGACAATGGGAAAACTATTGCCAACACTGTCCGGGATACATCAGCGGATGGGGTAGCATGTCTTGGAACAAATTCTAGTGTCATCAATAATATTATTACAAATGCGACAACCGGACTCGGAATCGCTGATAGTTACAATACAACCGTGACTGGGAATCAGATCAACCAGATAAAACGGTATGGCATATGGATCAGAAATGCAGATGGAACCGGTGAAGGAGTAATTTACAATAATTATCTAGGAAGTCAGACAAATGTCGGAGGGGAGGGGAATTTTAGTAATTACCACTATGCATGGACCAACCCATCCGGACCACAGCGAGGAACAAATGTTGTCGGAGGGCCGTTTATTGCCGGAAATTACTGGAGCAATGAAAATGGTACTGGATGGTCTGATGAGCAGACTCCAAACGTTACCGGATATACTACAACTCCATTCATAGTCCTAACGGGAATGTATGATACTGCCCCTCTTGTTCCGCAGAAGTCAGTGAAGATCAATTCAACTGCAAATACCTGGGGTGTTGTTGTTCCACAGGGGAACAATTCGTATCAGTCATACACGAACCAGACTTTTATCACCCAGGCAAAGCCAGGAGCAGATATCACTGATGTTATTGTGGATTCGAAGTCACAAGGAAGCATACCAAACTGGACTTTCTCCCAGCTCACAGAAGATCATACTATTCAGGCGGTTGGCAATGCAACACCAGGGCAGGTTCATGCATTCTTTAACGGTTCGACCCGATACGGAGAGAAACCTCTGACTGTCTCTTTCTCATCAAAAGAATCTCTGGGTACACCCACCTCATGGTACTGGCAATTTGGAGATGGAACAACCAATTCAACCTAA
- a CDS encoding S41 family peptidase, which produces MIWADTCEPFESNSVSVYNDQLNASFSSVMANITPVPDLRNESWSDAFKTTHSLLKERYAFTTWKNIDWDTLYDTYTPTIADAEKRNDSASYYRTIRQYLFSIPDGHINVLSENGDFGARYADIGGGYGINVNLLDSGRCIVSYVSNESEAEKAGVRFGDEVTQWNGKEIHDAINETPYIWATKKPSTNEGILLHQQRFLTRGAVGSEVNISLVSKDNQSKNVLLTAFDDRYDTVNRSSFFLGKNINDYGIENVLLDVKPQISPDLMTVRILDGGYTYIALYEESYEVYQPFKETMLSAIANNTPGIVLDLRFNGGGDDNLASCIAGWFAKEPVFYEFVTTYDPGVQKAKITSAACTKPRTQKYEGPVVVMVSPDTISSGEGVPMIMNKTGRGKVVSWYGTDGAFGMVTAAAILPLDLEILYPDGASLNESRIIQMDSNASRIGGVAPHVRVPMNEETLARAMAGEDVQLTHAVQALQEQAV; this is translated from the coding sequence ATGATATGGGCCGATACCTGTGAACCGTTTGAATCAAACAGCGTATCTGTATACAATGATCAATTGAATGCTTCCTTCTCATCCGTAATGGCCAATATTACGCCGGTTCCGGATCTCAGAAATGAATCCTGGAGTGATGCGTTCAAAACAACCCATTCTCTACTCAAAGAGCGGTATGCATTCACGACATGGAAGAATATCGATTGGGATACCTTGTATGATACATATACACCGACAATAGCAGATGCAGAAAAGAGAAATGATAGTGCGTCATATTACCGCACGATTCGTCAGTATCTCTTTTCAATCCCTGATGGTCATATCAATGTTCTCTCAGAGAACGGGGACTTTGGTGCCCGGTATGCAGATATTGGCGGTGGATATGGTATCAATGTAAACCTCCTGGATTCCGGACGATGTATTGTGAGTTATGTATCAAACGAAAGTGAAGCCGAAAAGGCTGGAGTCCGTTTTGGTGATGAGGTTACTCAATGGAACGGAAAGGAGATTCATGATGCCATCAATGAAACGCCGTACATCTGGGCTACAAAAAAACCATCGACAAATGAAGGCATTCTCTTACACCAGCAACGGTTTCTGACAAGAGGTGCGGTGGGATCTGAAGTAAATATTTCACTGGTCTCAAAAGATAATCAGTCAAAGAATGTTCTTCTGACTGCCTTCGATGACCGGTATGATACAGTCAACCGCTCTTCATTCTTCCTTGGTAAAAATATCAATGATTATGGCATCGAAAATGTGTTGCTTGATGTCAAGCCACAGATCAGCCCTGATCTCATGACCGTCAGGATTCTTGACGGTGGATATACCTACATAGCGCTCTATGAGGAGTCATATGAGGTTTACCAGCCGTTTAAAGAGACCATGCTCTCTGCAATTGCAAACAACACTCCCGGTATCGTTCTAGATCTGCGGTTTAATGGTGGCGGTGATGACAATCTGGCCTCCTGTATCGCGGGTTGGTTTGCGAAAGAGCCTGTTTTCTACGAGTTTGTTACAACCTATGATCCCGGGGTACAGAAAGCGAAAATTACCTCTGCTGCATGTACAAAACCACGGACTCAGAAGTATGAAGGACCAGTAGTTGTCATGGTCAGCCCGGATACGATCAGTTCTGGTGAAGGAGTCCCGATGATCATGAACAAGACCGGCAGAGGTAAGGTTGTTTCATGGTATGGAACGGACGGGGCATTCGGCATGGTTACTGCTGCTGCAATACTCCCATTAGATCTGGAGATATTATATCCGGATGGTGCTTCTTTGAATGAGAGCAGAATCATCCAGATGGATAGTAACGCATCACGTATTGGTGGGGTTGCCCCTCATGTCCGGGTCCCTATGAATGAGGAGACCCTAGCCCGGGCAATGGCAGGAGAGGATGTTCAGCTCACACATGCAGTCCAGGCCTTACAAGAACAGGCTGTATGA
- a CDS encoding DUF1697 domain-containing protein: MEHMNTYIVFLRGINVGGNTMVSMKDLVRHIEELGCQEVRTYLNSGNIILKTPYSEEELRGTIEGELERTYGKAITTIIRSPKELEEIIRNNPFPDLPGAQIGVLLTSASVNLDVAGEFVTIGREQIRPGTREVYIYYPDGMGRSKLKIPSSLQEGTVRNMNTLVKLEKMVNPNSVSLVH; encoded by the coding sequence ATGGAACACATGAACACCTACATCGTGTTCCTTCGGGGGATCAACGTCGGAGGAAACACAATGGTTTCGATGAAAGATCTTGTCAGACATATTGAAGAATTGGGATGCCAGGAAGTCCGAACATATCTCAATAGTGGAAACATAATTCTCAAAACTCCCTATTCAGAAGAAGAATTGAGAGGAACAATAGAGGGCGAACTTGAACGTACATATGGAAAAGCTATCACAACGATAATCCGGTCACCTAAGGAACTTGAAGAGATAATCAGAAATAATCCATTTCCTGATCTTCCGGGAGCACAGATCGGTGTCCTTCTCACTTCTGCTTCTGTGAACCTGGATGTGGCTGGAGAGTTTGTCACCATTGGGAGAGAACAGATTCGCCCGGGTACACGTGAAGTGTACATCTATTATCCTGATGGTATGGGGAGATCAAAGTTAAAGATACCATCATCACTACAAGAGGGCACGGTCCGGAATATGAATACTCTTGTAAAACTGGAAAAAATGGTGAACCCGAACTCTGTTTCTCTTGTTCATTAA
- a CDS encoding ABC transporter substrate-binding protein, producing the protein MGAIIDKSGDTASFAPGIETTIDLAASDLNNYYKKLNKTTTVIIRTEFTGGTSDSAATAAENLVSEGAQIIVGPTTSEELSGCLPVLSREKILSINPTSSVKLAKPGDPVIRLCPGDLSLINAIASYNTVITGTIPQKTVVVSRGDLYGLDLSEKVKSITQVSDTVIYSPGTRDFTNTLEKLNSSVSSLIDTYGEKNVCVFAISIDEISDLLAQASAYPNLRKVQWSGMDGVALNPTILRNETAAQFAYDTHLATISFNIAQPADSNYWHVYDKIQAATDGHQPCIYEILPYDEVVMATRILENNASTLEQNLIFAEILGNNMYGATGWLKVDKNGDRKYGDYYFYLPQKGPDGTIKWVPCFAYLDELNTTIPLSGVNNTLLEKIVTK; encoded by the coding sequence ATCGGAGCGATTATTGATAAAAGCGGTGATACTGCTTCATTCGCTCCTGGAATAGAAACAACAATAGACCTAGCAGCATCAGATCTGAACAATTATTATAAAAAACTAAACAAAACCACTACTGTTATAATAAGGACAGAATTTACAGGCGGTACTTCAGATAGTGCAGCTACTGCTGCTGAAAACCTTGTCTCTGAAGGTGCCCAGATAATCGTTGGTCCGACTACTTCAGAAGAACTATCTGGTTGCTTACCGGTCCTCTCACGTGAGAAGATACTCTCAATTAATCCAACATCTTCAGTAAAACTGGCAAAACCAGGGGATCCGGTTATCAGATTATGTCCTGGAGATCTGTCACTCATCAACGCAATTGCAAGTTACAATACGGTTATTACCGGAACAATACCGCAAAAAACTGTGGTTGTATCACGAGGTGATTTATATGGCCTTGATCTATCTGAAAAAGTGAAAAGTATAACCCAGGTTTCTGATACTGTTATTTATTCTCCAGGGACACGGGATTTCACAAATACCCTTGAAAAATTAAATTCCTCGGTATCATCTCTCATTGACACGTATGGTGAAAAGAATGTATGTGTCTTTGCGATATCCATTGATGAGATCAGTGATCTCCTGGCACAGGCATCTGCATATCCGAATTTGAGAAAGGTCCAGTGGTCTGGAATGGACGGAGTTGCCCTAAATCCTACGATCTTACGGAATGAAACTGCAGCACAATTTGCATATGACACTCATTTAGCTACTATCTCCTTTAATATTGCACAACCCGCGGATTCTAATTACTGGCATGTGTACGATAAAATTCAGGCCGCAACAGATGGACATCAACCTTGTATTTACGAGATCCTTCCATATGATGAGGTTGTAATGGCAACCCGCATTCTTGAGAATAATGCGTCAACACTTGAACAGAACCTCATATTCGCAGAAATCCTTGGCAACAATATGTACGGTGCAACCGGATGGCTGAAAGTTGATAAAAATGGCGATCGGAAGTATGGAGATTATTACTTCTATCTGCCTCAAAAAGGACCGGATGGAACAATAAAATGGGTCCCGTGCTTTGCATATCTGGATGAATTAAACACTACCATTCCTCTCTCCGGAGTTAACAATACATTACTTGAAAAAATAGTAACGAAATAA